Proteins encoded together in one Gehongia tenuis window:
- a CDS encoding ABC transporter permease, whose translation MKNSLKTLVRSPKFMFGLITLVIILLVIFIVPLVNTSDPYEMVGTIYDAPGTEGMKQVGQGADATFEKFNLVLGTDNFGRDLFLELMYGTKTSLWVGVLAGLIATAIGLTLGLWSGYVGGIIDDIIQTITNMFTVIPSIVILILISVSVTTRSYYVTALVIGLTSWPWTCRSVRAQTASLRVRDHVNIARITGYSTMRIIVQHILPYVASYVMMAFIRQISSGILNEATISMLGLGPYNTISLGTMMNWAQQFEAPTSGAWWAFVPTAMVIALVIFALTMMNTGMDEIFNPKIRS comes from the coding sequence ATGAAAAACTCATTAAAGACATTGGTGAGATCGCCAAAGTTCATGTTTGGCTTGATAACGCTGGTCATCATCCTGCTCGTCATCTTCATTGTGCCGCTGGTGAATACGTCCGATCCGTATGAGATGGTGGGAACGATCTATGATGCACCGGGAACGGAAGGTATGAAGCAGGTGGGCCAGGGAGCGGACGCCACGTTTGAGAAGTTCAATCTGGTGCTGGGCACGGACAACTTCGGGCGTGACCTGTTCCTGGAGTTGATGTATGGAACGAAGACGTCGCTGTGGGTGGGCGTACTGGCCGGTCTAATCGCAACGGCGATCGGTTTGACGCTGGGCCTGTGGTCGGGCTATGTGGGAGGTATCATAGACGATATCATCCAGACGATCACGAACATGTTTACGGTTATCCCCTCGATCGTTATCCTGATATTGATATCGGTGAGTGTGACGACACGATCGTACTACGTAACGGCGCTGGTCATAGGACTAACGTCGTGGCCGTGGACCTGCCGTTCGGTGCGTGCGCAGACGGCGTCGCTGAGAGTGCGTGATCACGTGAACATCGCGAGGATCACGGGCTACAGCACGATGCGGATCATCGTGCAGCACATTTTGCCGTATGTAGCGTCGTACGTAATGATGGCGTTCATTCGTCAGATTTCTTCGGGTATACTGAACGAGGCCACGATTTCGATGTTAGGCCTTGGGCCCTACAACACGATTTCGCTGGGAACGATGATGAACTGGGCGCAGCAGTTTGAGGCGCCGACTTCGGGAGCATGGTGGGCGTTCGTGCCGACGGCAATGGTGATTGCGCTGGTCATCTTCGCGCTGACGATGATGAACACGGGCATGGACGAAATCTTCAATCCCAAGATAAGGAGCTGA